Proteins encoded within one genomic window of Candidatus Berkiella cookevillensis:
- a CDS encoding efflux RND transporter periplasmic adaptor subunit, producing the protein MKAKYYILLSIFIIGGASVWLYSSQSSIETNKAQTNQLITVKTIRVQTQDISDEIEALGTTYADEAVNITADVTDTISEISFKDGQFVKKGDVLVRLSQEEELAQKQGIEAQLLEHERELKRLNDLLKRNATAQREFDARKTLVAISKYRLSEINAKIRDRTIRAPFDGILGLRKISVGSLVRPGDVITTLDNISQIKLDFSVPSSYLTVLKEGSTIYATADAFDNKIFRGTVTKISSRVDPSTRSIEIRAILPNPDLSIKPGLLMSIQLLKNKRNAILIPEEAVTQLKSEHFVHVVRDDNHQIERKRITIGVRKPGWVEALSGIEPNANVVIRGFTRIQPDQTVNIEEIPYDHYLKTNSATTPI; encoded by the coding sequence ATGAAAGCAAAATATTATATTTTACTCTCTATCTTTATCATTGGCGGCGCAAGTGTCTGGCTTTATTCATCTCAAAGCTCAATCGAAACGAATAAAGCTCAGACCAATCAACTGATCACTGTTAAAACTATCCGAGTTCAAACTCAAGATATTTCCGATGAAATCGAAGCATTGGGTACTACTTATGCAGATGAAGCCGTTAACATTACTGCGGATGTAACAGACACAATATCTGAGATTAGCTTTAAGGATGGGCAATTTGTAAAAAAAGGTGACGTGCTGGTCAGGTTAAGTCAAGAAGAAGAACTGGCTCAAAAACAAGGTATTGAAGCTCAATTATTAGAACATGAGCGTGAGCTAAAGAGACTCAATGACTTACTTAAACGTAACGCCACAGCTCAGCGAGAATTTGATGCTCGAAAAACCTTAGTTGCTATCTCAAAATATCGCCTTAGTGAAATAAATGCAAAAATCAGAGATAGGACAATACGCGCTCCTTTTGATGGCATACTTGGCCTTAGGAAAATAAGTGTTGGCTCACTTGTTCGACCCGGTGATGTTATTACAACCTTAGATAATATCAGTCAAATAAAGCTTGATTTCTCTGTACCCTCTTCTTATCTAACGGTACTGAAAGAAGGCTCAACTATTTATGCAACAGCAGACGCTTTTGACAATAAGATTTTTCGAGGCACTGTCACAAAGATAAGTTCTCGCGTCGATCCCAGCACGCGCTCCATTGAAATCAGAGCCATACTTCCCAACCCCGATTTATCAATCAAACCAGGACTCTTAATGTCCATACAGCTTTTAAAAAATAAACGTAATGCCATACTTATCCCTGAGGAAGCAGTTACACAGCTGAAATCAGAGCATTTTGTCCATGTTGTACGAGATGACAATCATCAGATTGAAAGAAAAAGAATCACAATCGGTGTACGAAAACCAGGCTGGGTTGAAGCATTATCAGGTATCGAGCCTAATGCAAACGTAGTTATCAGAGGTTTCACCCGTATACAACCTGACCAAACTGTCAATATTGAAGAAATACCTTACGATCATTATTTAAAAACTAATAGTGCCACCACCCCGATATGA
- a CDS encoding SpoVR family protein, with amino-acid sequence MVKKNKVISDSSEWTYELLEVYDKEIARIAQNFKLDTYPNQVEVISAEQMMDAYSSVGMPLGYNHWSFGKQFLNVEKSYKRGYMGLAYELVINSNPCIAYLMEENTLPMQALVIAHACYGHNSFFKNNYLFKTWTSPDSIIDYLVFAKKYVAECEETYGIDMVEATLDAAHALMGQGVDRYKRPYKISLREEKARQATRSEYLQSLVNDLWRTLPTSPLKEKEEKEQHFPEEPQENILYFIEKNAPLLEPWQRELIRIVRKMAQYFYPQRQTKVMNEGWATFWHYTIINQMYEEGLVNDDFMMQFLHSHTNVVYQPPFDSPYYSGLNPYTLGFMMFTDIKRICENPTDEDRKWFPDIAGSDWLETLDFAMKNFKDESFIAQYLSPKVMRDLKLFFILDNDQKESLEVNAIHNDEGYQKVRQTLSEHYNIGNIEPDIQVYHVDRRGDRSLILRYTQHNRRPLAEETTQEVLKHLYSLWGFPVKLETLEENGKVLMTYQCPPVPKPVTTE; translated from the coding sequence ATGGTAAAAAAAAATAAAGTAATCTCTGACTCTTCTGAGTGGACCTATGAACTACTTGAAGTATACGACAAAGAAATCGCCCGTATTGCGCAAAATTTCAAACTCGATACTTACCCCAATCAAGTAGAAGTGATTAGCGCAGAGCAAATGATGGATGCTTATTCATCCGTAGGTATGCCACTCGGATATAACCATTGGTCATTTGGTAAGCAATTTTTAAATGTAGAAAAAAGTTACAAGCGTGGCTACATGGGTCTTGCTTATGAATTAGTCATTAATTCAAATCCCTGTATTGCTTACTTGATGGAAGAAAACACACTGCCTATGCAAGCGCTTGTTATTGCACATGCTTGCTATGGCCATAATTCTTTCTTTAAAAATAACTACTTATTTAAAACCTGGACAAGCCCAGACTCCATTATTGATTACTTAGTTTTTGCTAAAAAATACGTTGCTGAATGTGAAGAAACCTACGGTATTGATATGGTAGAAGCAACATTAGATGCAGCGCATGCTTTAATGGGACAAGGTGTTGATCGGTACAAACGACCTTACAAAATTTCCCTGAGAGAAGAAAAAGCACGCCAAGCGACACGTTCTGAATATTTGCAATCTTTAGTCAATGATTTATGGCGCACCTTGCCTACCTCCCCCTTAAAAGAAAAAGAAGAAAAAGAACAACATTTCCCAGAAGAACCGCAAGAAAATATTTTGTATTTCATTGAAAAAAATGCACCACTCTTAGAGCCTTGGCAACGAGAACTCATTCGCATCGTGCGTAAAATGGCGCAATACTTCTATCCACAACGGCAAACAAAGGTAATGAATGAAGGTTGGGCCACCTTTTGGCATTACACCATTATTAATCAAATGTATGAAGAAGGTCTTGTGAACGACGATTTTATGATGCAGTTCTTACACAGCCATACCAATGTCGTTTACCAACCTCCTTTTGATAGCCCTTATTATTCTGGACTTAATCCTTATACACTGGGTTTCATGATGTTTACAGATATCAAACGAATCTGTGAAAATCCAACCGATGAAGATAGAAAATGGTTCCCAGATATTGCTGGCTCAGACTGGTTAGAAACACTCGATTTCGCAATGAAAAATTTCAAAGATGAAAGTTTCATTGCCCAATATCTGTCCCCCAAAGTAATGAGGGATCTAAAATTATTTTTCATTCTGGATAATGATCAGAAAGAATCATTAGAGGTAAATGCCATTCACAACGATGAAGGCTATCAGAAAGTAAGACAAACGCTTTCTGAACATTATAACATTGGTAATATTGAACCAGATATTCAAGTTTATCATGTTGACAGACGAGGTGATCGATCTTTAATACTTCGTTATACCCAACATAATAGACGTCCTTTAGCAGAAGAAACAACGCAAGAGGTTCTAAAGCATTTATATAGTTTATGGGGCTTCCCCGTTAAACTTGAAACCTTAGAAGAAAATGGAAAAGTATTGATGACTTATCAGTGCCCGCCTGTTCCAAAGCCTGTAACAACTGAATAA
- a CDS encoding YeaH/YhbH family protein, whose protein sequence is MSRFIDRRPNGRHKSAVNRQRFMRRFKKQIQEAVRNAISGRSIKEIDEAGEKITIPARDTSEPNFSYGDGGVRNIILPGNKDFIPGDLIKRPPSGKGGGKGSQASQSGEGTDDFVFEISRDEFLELFFEDLALPNLIKTQIAKIPSYKMVRAGFTQEGIPANINIIRSLRGALGRRIALGAPKKTRIEELEAQLSTLRQTDPNSKQIPVIETEIQELKTRINAIPFIDPFDLKYFHRIKRPLPSTQAVMFCLMDVSGSMDEAKKDIAKRFFILLYLFLSRSYENVEVVFIRHHTSAKEVDEEEFFYSRETGGTVVSSALELMNDVMRERYPTSDWNIYAAQASDGDNWNNDSPRCRDLLMNSIMDYVQYFAYVEIMPRHHQSLWEAYLAVKDSCPNFAMQHIENLKDIYPVFRELFKKQEFA, encoded by the coding sequence ATGTCTCGATTTATCGATAGACGCCCTAACGGGCGTCATAAGAGTGCTGTAAACCGACAACGTTTTATGCGTCGGTTTAAAAAGCAAATTCAAGAGGCTGTGCGAAATGCTATATCCGGCAGAAGTATCAAAGAAATAGATGAGGCTGGTGAAAAAATTACCATTCCTGCTCGAGATACTTCTGAGCCTAACTTTTCTTATGGGGATGGTGGCGTTCGTAATATTATTCTGCCTGGTAATAAAGATTTCATTCCTGGCGATCTCATTAAACGCCCGCCCTCCGGCAAAGGTGGTGGCAAAGGCTCCCAAGCCAGTCAATCCGGGGAAGGCACGGATGATTTTGTCTTTGAAATATCCAGAGACGAATTCTTAGAATTGTTTTTTGAAGATTTAGCACTGCCCAATTTGATAAAAACACAAATTGCAAAAATTCCATCCTATAAAATGGTGCGTGCAGGATTCACTCAAGAAGGTATCCCTGCAAACATTAATATTATTCGTTCATTAAGAGGCGCTTTAGGCAGAAGAATTGCTTTAGGTGCGCCTAAAAAAACTCGGATAGAAGAATTAGAGGCCCAATTATCTACATTGCGCCAAACAGATCCAAATTCCAAACAAATTCCTGTTATTGAAACAGAAATACAAGAACTAAAAACACGAATCAATGCTATTCCTTTCATTGATCCCTTTGATTTAAAATATTTTCATCGTATAAAACGCCCTCTGCCGTCAACGCAAGCGGTTATGTTCTGCTTAATGGACGTTTCTGGCAGTATGGATGAAGCAAAAAAAGACATTGCAAAACGCTTTTTTATTTTACTCTATCTGTTCTTATCAAGAAGTTATGAAAATGTTGAAGTTGTGTTTATACGACATCACACCTCTGCAAAAGAGGTAGATGAGGAAGAATTTTTCTACTCACGAGAAACAGGTGGCACCGTGGTATCAAGCGCTCTGGAACTCATGAACGATGTGATGAGAGAACGCTACCCCACTTCAGATTGGAACATATATGCCGCACAAGCATCAGATGGTGATAACTGGAACAATGACTCACCGCGTTGTCGCGATTTACTGATGAACAGCATCATGGACTATGTCCAATATTTTGCATATGTGGAAATAATGCCAAGACACCATCAAAGTTTATGGGAAGCTTATTTAGCCGTGAAAGACAGCTGTCCAAACTTCGCTATGCAACATATTGAAAATCTAAAGGATATTTATCCTGTATTCAGAGAGCTGTTCAAAAAGCAAGAATTCGCCTAA
- a CDS encoding PrkA family serine protein kinase translates to MDVLSSFKDRYDGKHADEELTLQEYLDLCKKDRMAYANSAERLVEAIGEPKLVDTSKDRRLSRIFSNKVMKLYDSFESFYGMEEPIEQIVSFLKHAAQGLEEKKQILYLLGPVGGGKSSLAERLKALMEKIPFYALKGSPIYESPLGLFDPEEDGPILQEEYGIPKRYIETIMSPWAVKRLHEFNGDINQFKVIKIWPSRLKQVAIAKTEPGDENNQDISSLVGKVDIRMLEKYAQHDVDAYSFSGGLSRANRGVLEFVEMFKAPIKVLHPLLTATQEGNYNGTEGTASIPFDGIILAHSNESEWLTFKNNKHNEALLDRVYIVKVPYCLRVTEEVQIYKKLLQSSSLKDAPCAPSTLKMMGQFSILSRLKEPENSSIFSKMRVYDGENLKDTDPKAKSYQEYRDFAGVDEGMNGLSTRFAFKILSKVFNFDTTEVAANPVHLLYVIEQQIEREQFPPEVHERYISYLKGYLTPRYVEFIGKEIQTAYLESYSEYGQNIFDRYVTYADFWIQDQEYRDPDTGEILDRRSLNDELEKIEKPAGISNPKDFRNEIVNFVLRARANNRGKNPSWTSYEKLRVVIEKKMFSNTEDLLPVISFNAKASADEKRKHQDFVDRMVDKGYTPKQVRLLCEWYLRVRKSS, encoded by the coding sequence ATGGACGTTCTAAGCAGTTTTAAAGATCGGTACGATGGTAAACATGCCGATGAGGAATTAACACTTCAGGAATACTTAGATCTTTGCAAAAAAGATCGTATGGCTTATGCCAATTCAGCAGAACGACTTGTTGAGGCAATTGGCGAACCCAAATTAGTGGATACAAGCAAGGATAGACGCTTAAGCCGTATTTTTTCCAACAAAGTTATGAAACTTTATGACTCTTTTGAATCATTCTATGGAATGGAAGAGCCTATAGAACAAATCGTGTCCTTCTTAAAACATGCCGCACAAGGTTTAGAAGAAAAGAAACAAATTTTATATCTCTTAGGGCCTGTTGGTGGCGGTAAATCCTCTTTAGCAGAGCGATTAAAAGCGCTCATGGAAAAAATCCCCTTTTATGCATTAAAAGGCTCTCCTATTTATGAATCTCCCCTCGGATTATTCGATCCAGAAGAAGATGGCCCTATTTTACAAGAAGAATATGGCATTCCTAAGCGATACATCGAAACAATCATGTCACCATGGGCAGTGAAACGCCTACACGAATTCAATGGCGATATTAATCAATTTAAGGTTATCAAAATATGGCCTTCTCGCTTAAAACAAGTTGCTATTGCAAAAACGGAACCTGGCGACGAAAACAATCAAGATATTTCTTCATTGGTCGGTAAAGTGGATATCCGCATGCTTGAAAAATATGCGCAGCATGACGTCGATGCTTACAGCTTTTCAGGTGGTTTATCTCGCGCGAACCGTGGTGTTTTAGAATTCGTGGAAATGTTTAAAGCCCCTATTAAAGTACTACACCCATTATTAACAGCGACCCAAGAAGGTAACTATAATGGCACAGAAGGTACTGCTTCTATTCCTTTTGATGGCATTATTTTAGCACACTCAAACGAATCAGAATGGCTAACCTTTAAGAACAACAAACACAATGAAGCGCTCTTAGACCGCGTGTATATTGTTAAAGTTCCTTATTGCTTACGCGTAACCGAAGAAGTTCAAATTTACAAAAAACTGTTACAAAGCAGCTCTTTGAAAGATGCGCCTTGTGCACCTAGCACCTTAAAAATGATGGGGCAATTCTCAATTTTATCAAGACTGAAAGAGCCAGAAAATTCAAGCATCTTCTCAAAAATGCGTGTTTATGATGGTGAAAATCTGAAAGATACCGATCCCAAAGCAAAATCTTATCAAGAATACCGTGATTTTGCCGGTGTGGATGAAGGGATGAATGGCCTATCAACACGTTTTGCGTTCAAAATACTCTCAAAAGTATTTAACTTTGATACCACAGAAGTTGCTGCAAACCCTGTACATTTACTGTATGTCATAGAACAGCAAATTGAACGCGAACAATTTCCACCGGAAGTACATGAACGATATATCTCCTATCTCAAAGGCTATTTAACGCCACGATATGTTGAATTTATCGGTAAAGAAATTCAAACGGCCTATCTTGAATCTTATTCTGAATATGGCCAGAACATATTTGACAGATATGTCACTTATGCAGATTTCTGGATTCAAGATCAAGAATACAGAGATCCAGATACAGGTGAAATTTTAGATAGACGTTCGCTCAATGATGAACTTGAAAAAATCGAAAAGCCTGCAGGTATTAGTAATCCTAAAGATTTCAGAAATGAAATTGTAAATTTTGTGCTAAGAGCACGTGCTAATAATCGCGGTAAAAATCCAAGCTGGACAAGCTATGAGAAATTAAGAGTCGTGATTGAGAAGAAAATGTTCTCCAATACTGAAGATTTACTGCCGGTCATTTCTTTCAATGCAAAAGCTTCTGCTGACGAGAAAAGAAAGCATCAAGATTTTGTGGACAGAATGGTCGACAAGGGTTATACACCCAAGCAAGTGCGCTTACTATGCGAATGGTATTTGCGCGTTCGTAAATCATCATAA
- the pepN gene encoding aminopeptidase N, translating into MKTNQPNAVHLKAYTVPDFLVENIDLNVDLQDEKAIIRSVMHINRNQMSGKHQRLLILNGETLKLLSIKLNNIPLTASEYQRDEKTLTLLSVPDSFQLEIETEIYPQKNLALSGLYRSGELFCTQCEAEGFRRITYYLDRPDVMAPFTTTISANKQQYPILLSNGNLIDKGEQGDRHWVKWQDPFKKPAYLFALVAGDLAHINDHFVTASDRKIELVIYVEKQNIHKCQYAMESLKHSMKWDEEKYGREYDLDIYMIVAVNDFNMGAMENKGLNVFNSKYVLADMDTATDTDFMGVEMVIGHEYFHNWTGNRVTLRDWFQLSLKEGLTVFREQQFSQDMGSTVVKRIDDVRQIRTRQFAEDSGPMAHPVRPDSYIEINNFYTMTIYYKGAEVIRMLHTMLGERKFRKGMDLYFQRHDGQAVTIEHLVNAMHDANLNDTQIDFNQFMNWYTQAGTPRVHVTQQKNAQDGSIVFKFVQTCPPTPEQETKKPFLIPIKINLYEENAKKIDLSNHPRITQTEAGHYFILSKNEDELIINNATQKVIPSLLGDFSAPVKLEYAYEERELAFIIKHDEDGFNRWDKSQALSCALIEKLLASSDTSFVLPDIFKEIYQEILSDEKTDPALLAQLIALPSFYYIAENLISIDVEKLNKILSDLRQAIAVEFKDKFIQIYERCAREDNGHFESKYIGYRALKNICLGMLGRVHDEKVIALIKTQYRKAKNMTDRIGALWAINHSAHATRQVLLDEFYDKYQSDNLVVDKWFALQAQSELPNTLEKIQALMKHKAFDMKNPNKIYALLRTFGASNPIIFHEPSGKGYQFLAEQVIRLNQDNPQVAARILEPLTQWKKLDKKHAELMKSSLELIKKQEKLSEDVYEIVSKSLI; encoded by the coding sequence ATGAAAACAAATCAGCCTAATGCAGTCCATTTAAAAGCCTACACAGTTCCAGATTTCTTGGTTGAAAACATAGACTTAAATGTTGATTTGCAAGATGAAAAAGCCATTATTCGTTCTGTCATGCATATCAATCGTAATCAGATGTCAGGAAAACATCAACGACTGCTCATATTAAATGGCGAAACCTTAAAATTATTATCTATCAAGTTAAATAATATTCCGCTGACAGCCTCGGAGTATCAACGCGATGAAAAAACATTGACACTTTTAAGTGTACCGGATTCCTTCCAACTTGAAATTGAAACGGAAATTTATCCACAGAAGAATCTAGCGCTCAGTGGTTTATATCGCTCTGGCGAATTATTTTGTACCCAATGCGAAGCAGAGGGCTTTAGAAGAATTACTTACTATCTGGACAGACCAGACGTAATGGCACCTTTTACAACAACGATCAGCGCGAACAAGCAGCAATACCCTATCTTACTCTCCAATGGCAATTTGATTGATAAAGGTGAACAAGGTGATAGACATTGGGTAAAATGGCAAGATCCTTTCAAAAAGCCGGCTTATCTCTTTGCTTTAGTGGCAGGGGATTTAGCACATATTAATGATCATTTTGTGACCGCGTCGGATAGAAAAATAGAACTTGTCATCTATGTTGAAAAACAAAATATTCATAAATGCCAATATGCCATGGAATCATTGAAGCATTCTATGAAATGGGATGAAGAGAAATACGGTCGTGAATATGATTTAGATATTTACATGATTGTTGCTGTGAATGACTTTAATATGGGTGCAATGGAAAATAAAGGTCTAAACGTTTTCAATTCCAAATACGTTTTGGCAGATATGGATACCGCAACGGATACTGATTTTATGGGTGTTGAAATGGTTATTGGCCATGAATATTTCCATAACTGGACGGGTAATCGAGTTACTTTAAGAGATTGGTTTCAGTTGAGTTTGAAAGAAGGCCTTACGGTATTTCGTGAACAACAATTTTCTCAAGATATGGGTAGCACAGTTGTAAAACGTATTGATGATGTGAGACAAATCCGTACACGTCAATTTGCGGAAGACAGTGGGCCAATGGCGCATCCCGTTAGACCTGATTCTTATATTGAAATTAACAATTTCTATACGATGACGATATATTACAAAGGAGCTGAAGTAATCCGTATGCTCCACACTATGTTGGGTGAGCGTAAATTTAGAAAGGGTATGGATTTGTATTTTCAGCGTCATGATGGTCAAGCCGTGACCATTGAGCATTTGGTAAATGCAATGCATGATGCGAATCTCAATGATACGCAGATTGATTTTAATCAATTCATGAATTGGTATACGCAAGCGGGCACACCACGTGTTCATGTGACGCAGCAAAAAAATGCGCAAGACGGTAGCATTGTCTTTAAATTTGTTCAAACTTGCCCACCCACGCCTGAGCAAGAGACAAAGAAGCCATTTTTGATTCCCATCAAGATTAATTTATATGAGGAAAATGCTAAGAAAATTGACTTGTCAAATCATCCGCGTATCACTCAAACAGAAGCCGGTCATTACTTTATTCTATCTAAAAATGAAGATGAATTGATTATTAACAATGCGACACAGAAAGTAATCCCTTCTTTATTAGGCGATTTTTCTGCGCCCGTTAAATTAGAATATGCTTATGAAGAGCGAGAGCTTGCGTTCATTATCAAGCATGATGAAGACGGGTTTAATCGCTGGGATAAGAGCCAAGCCTTGAGTTGTGCATTGATAGAAAAGCTGCTTGCCTCGTCAGACACTTCTTTTGTTTTACCTGATATTTTTAAAGAAATTTATCAAGAGATATTATCTGATGAGAAAACAGATCCTGCATTGTTGGCTCAATTAATCGCTTTGCCTTCTTTTTATTATATTGCTGAAAACCTTATATCGATTGATGTGGAAAAACTAAATAAAATATTATCTGATTTACGCCAAGCAATTGCCGTTGAATTTAAAGATAAATTCATTCAAATTTACGAAAGATGTGCTCGTGAAGATAATGGGCATTTTGAATCTAAATATATAGGCTATCGCGCCTTGAAAAATATTTGTTTAGGGATGCTTGGTCGTGTTCACGATGAAAAAGTGATTGCATTGATAAAAACGCAGTATCGTAAAGCCAAAAACATGACAGATAGAATAGGAGCATTGTGGGCTATTAATCATTCTGCTCACGCGACAAGGCAAGTTTTACTTGATGAGTTTTATGATAAATATCAATCAGATAATTTGGTTGTTGATAAATGGTTTGCCTTACAAGCCCAATCTGAATTGCCCAATACTTTAGAAAAAATACAAGCATTGATGAAGCATAAAGCTTTTGATATGAAAAATCCGAATAAGATTTATGCATTGCTTCGAACCTTTGGTGCAAGCAACCCGATTATTTTTCATGAACCTAGTGGTAAAGGTTACCAGTTTTTAGCTGAACAGGTTATTCGATTAAATCAAGATAACCCGCAAGTGGCAGCCAGAATTTTGGAACCTTTAACACAGTGGAAGAAATTAGACAAAAAACATGCTGAGCTAATGAAAAGTTCTCTTGAGCTTATTAAAAAGCAAGAGAAGCTTTCGGAGGATGTGTATGAGATTGTCAGCAAATCTCTGATCTAG
- a CDS encoding fumarylacetoacetate hydrolase family protein, whose product MSNIPYKSVSYVIDPPPRAELHVKGSEQLFPVNRVFCIGRNYAAHAVEMGHDPDREPPFFFCKNLDNITSDGIFPYPAETNSVDYEIELIVALGKGGTKISEVDALSYVWGYGVGLDMTRRDLQAEAKKLGRPWEVAKSFDKSAPCSSVVSASIIGHPTSGAITLDVNGHRHQEGDLNQMIWKVPEIIAVLSRYLELQPGDIIMTGTPAGVGKIVKGDLMEGNIDGIGSLSVRVT is encoded by the coding sequence ATGTCCAACATTCCATATAAATCTGTATCCTATGTTATTGACCCGCCGCCGCGTGCGGAGCTGCATGTAAAGGGAAGCGAACAACTTTTTCCTGTGAACCGTGTATTCTGCATAGGCAGGAACTATGCCGCTCATGCTGTTGAGATGGGACATGATCCGGATCGTGAACCGCCGTTTTTCTTTTGCAAAAATCTCGACAACATTACATCTGATGGGATTTTTCCTTATCCGGCCGAGACGAATAGCGTTGATTACGAGATTGAACTTATCGTTGCTTTGGGAAAGGGTGGCACAAAAATTTCAGAAGTGGACGCACTTTCATATGTCTGGGGGTACGGCGTTGGCCTTGACATGACACGACGAGATCTTCAGGCCGAGGCTAAAAAACTGGGGCGTCCTTGGGAGGTTGCAAAAAGCTTTGATAAGTCAGCTCCCTGTAGCTCGGTTGTGTCGGCATCTATTATCGGTCATCCGACATCTGGAGCAATCACGCTGGATGTAAATGGCCACCGCCATCAGGAGGGCGACCTTAATCAGATGATCTGGAAAGTTCCTGAGATTATCGCTGTGTTATCGCGCTATTTGGAACTTCAGCCTGGAGACATCATTATGACCGGCACACCAGCTGGTGTGGGAAAGATTGTAAAGGGCGATCTAATGGAAGGTAATATTGATGGCATTGGTAGCCTGAGTGTGCGTGTGACCTGA
- a CDS encoding linear amide C-N hydrolase, with product MLKFIYALTTLTIAALMMLPEVVACTRIVYHGPDGRNITGRNMDFKDPMVSNLWVFPRGMERHGVAGERSLKWTSKYGSLAVSGYDISTVDGMNEAGMNASLLWLNATSFPKDDGKTPRMSLAIWAQFYLDQFATVAEAVAYTRNNPIDVVSGEVPGRPGNLAPLHLTLSDVTGDSAILEWIDGKLDIHHHRTYQVVTNDPPYNEQLANQKYWSAIDPLKFLPGSGRSEDRFVRAGFYVNAVTQSADPRIAAAAVFSVIRNVSAPYGVSIPEAPNLSTTRWRVVADHKNKRFYGESATSPNIFWVDLEKLDFTKGASVQKLDLGVDMNRVLTGESSDQFVVEKPFDFMATQ from the coding sequence ATGCTGAAATTCATATACGCCCTTACCACCTTAACCATTGCTGCGCTAATGATGCTCCCTGAGGTTGTTGCTTGCACACGGATTGTCTATCACGGACCGGATGGACGAAACATAACAGGCCGTAACATGGATTTTAAAGATCCAATGGTCAGTAATTTATGGGTTTTTCCGCGCGGAATGGAGCGGCACGGAGTTGCCGGCGAGCGTTCGCTGAAATGGACATCGAAATATGGCAGTTTGGCTGTTTCTGGTTATGATATATCCACAGTTGATGGCATGAATGAAGCAGGCATGAATGCTAGTCTGTTATGGCTGAACGCTACAAGCTTTCCCAAAGATGACGGTAAAACGCCGCGTATGTCGCTTGCTATATGGGCGCAATTTTATCTTGACCAGTTCGCAACGGTTGCAGAAGCCGTTGCTTACACACGCAATAATCCTATAGATGTGGTAAGTGGGGAAGTTCCAGGTCGGCCCGGAAACCTTGCACCGCTGCACCTGACGCTTTCGGACGTGACTGGCGATAGTGCGATTCTTGAATGGATCGACGGTAAGCTGGATATTCATCATCATCGCACCTATCAGGTGGTAACAAACGATCCACCCTATAACGAACAGCTTGCCAATCAGAAATACTGGAGCGCGATTGACCCGCTTAAATTCCTGCCCGGTAGCGGCCGTTCCGAAGATCGTTTCGTGCGCGCTGGTTTCTACGTCAATGCTGTAACCCAAAGCGCCGATCCACGAATTGCTGCTGCGGCTGTGTTCAGTGTAATTCGCAACGTTTCTGCTCCTTATGGGGTGAGTATTCCTGAAGCGCCTAATCTTTCTACAACCCGCTGGCGCGTTGTCGCCGACCACAAGAACAAACGATTTTATGGTGAGTCTGCTACATCACCTAATATTTTTTGGGTGGATCTGGAAAAGCTTGACTTCACCAAGGGTGCGTCCGTACAAAAACTTGACCTTGGAGTGGATATGAACCGCGTTCTAACAGGAGAATCATCTGACCAGTTTGTTGTGGAAAAACCATTCGATTTTATGGCTACACAATAG
- a CDS encoding DUF2835 family protein, producing the protein MNKIIVELNISKDKVMEYYKGHAQSVIAHTLEGKTVKFPAQYLRSIVGTEGVVGFFEIQYDNSGKLYSIQKM; encoded by the coding sequence ATGAACAAAATTATCGTTGAATTGAATATCAGCAAAGACAAAGTGATGGAATATTACAAAGGCCATGCTCAATCTGTTATTGCTCATACTCTTGAGGGAAAAACCGTTAAATTCCCCGCGCAGTATCTCCGTTCCATCGTAGGGACAGAGGGAGTAGTGGGATTTTTTGAAATTCAATATGATAACAGTGGCAAGCTATATAGCATTCAAAAAATGTAG